Proteins co-encoded in one Ponticoccus alexandrii genomic window:
- a CDS encoding thiamine phosphate synthase: protein MTDTAAAPQIYLVTPPEFDLGSFPAQLARVLEGEEIACLRLSLATRDEDRLTRAADAVREVAHAAEVALVIDTHVVLADRLGLDGVHLLDGARSVRAARKTLGADAIVGAFCGQSRHDGMNAGEAGADYVSFGPVSGALGDGALAERALFEWWSEMIEVPVVAEGGLTADAVAELSQVTDFLSVGEEIWQAGDPLAALRGLLGRG, encoded by the coding sequence CCTCGGCAGCTTTCCCGCCCAGCTGGCCCGGGTGCTGGAGGGCGAAGAGATCGCCTGCCTGCGCCTGTCGCTGGCGACCCGCGACGAGGATCGCCTGACACGCGCCGCCGACGCCGTGCGCGAGGTCGCCCATGCGGCAGAGGTGGCGCTGGTGATCGACACCCATGTTGTGCTGGCCGACCGGCTGGGGCTGGACGGCGTGCATCTGCTGGACGGCGCGCGCTCTGTCCGGGCGGCGCGCAAGACGCTGGGGGCGGATGCCATCGTCGGCGCCTTCTGCGGACAGTCGCGCCACGACGGCATGAACGCCGGAGAGGCCGGAGCGGACTATGTCTCTTTCGGTCCCGTTTCGGGCGCGCTGGGGGACGGCGCGCTGGCGGAACGCGCCCTGTTCGAATGGTGGTCCGAGATGATCGAGGTGCCGGTGGTGGCCGAGGGCGGGCTGACCGCCGACGCAGTGGCCGAGCTTTCGCAGGTCACGGACTTCCTGTCGGTCGGCGAAGAGATCTGGCAGGCCGGGGACCCGCTGGCGGCGTTGCGCGGCCTTCTGGGGCGCGGCTGA